The Streptococcus sp. 29896 genome includes a region encoding these proteins:
- the purF gene encoding amidophosphoribosyltransferase, whose amino-acid sequence MTYEVKSLNEECGVFGIWGHPQAAQVTYFGLHSLQHRGQEGAGILANDAGFLRRHRNTGLIAEVFKNPADLEALTGNAAIGHVRYATSGSASINNIQPFLFDFSDMQVGLAHNGNLTNAVSLRAELEKNGSIFSSSSDTEILMHLIRRSHNPDFIGKIKEALNTVKGGFAYLIMLEDKLVAALDPNGFRPLSIGKMKNGAWVVASETCAFEVVGAEWVRDVLPGELAIIDDSGVHYDTYTNDTQLAVCSMEYVYFARPDSVIHGVNVHTARKNMGRRLAQEFKHEADIVVGVPNSSLSAASGFSEESGLPNEMGLIKNQYTQRTFIQPTQELREQGVRMKLSAVSSIVKGKRVVMVDDSIVRGTTSRRIVQLLREAGAAEVHVAIGSPELKYPCFYGIDIQTRRELISANHTVDEVCEIIGADSLTYLSLEGMIEAIGIDTDAPKGGLCVAYFDGEFPTPLYDYEEEYLRSLEEKTSFYIENVK is encoded by the coding sequence ATGACATATGAAGTTAAATCACTCAATGAAGAATGTGGTGTTTTCGGCATTTGGGGACATCCGCAGGCTGCTCAGGTGACCTATTTTGGCCTCCACAGTTTGCAGCACCGAGGGCAAGAAGGAGCAGGAATTTTAGCAAATGATGCTGGTTTCCTGCGTCGCCATCGGAACACAGGCTTGATTGCAGAAGTTTTTAAAAATCCAGCGGATTTGGAGGCTCTGACAGGAAATGCAGCCATCGGTCATGTTCGCTATGCGACCTCAGGTTCTGCTTCTATCAACAATATCCAGCCTTTTCTCTTTGATTTCTCAGATATGCAGGTAGGGTTGGCACATAATGGTAATCTGACTAACGCTGTCAGTCTGAGGGCAGAATTGGAAAAGAATGGCTCTATCTTTTCAAGTTCCTCTGATACTGAGATTTTGATGCACCTGATTCGTCGCAGTCACAACCCAGATTTCATAGGGAAAATCAAGGAAGCCCTCAATACTGTTAAGGGTGGATTTGCCTACTTGATTATGCTGGAAGACAAATTGGTTGCAGCATTGGACCCAAATGGTTTCCGTCCGCTTTCAATAGGTAAAATGAAAAACGGAGCTTGGGTGGTTGCCAGTGAAACCTGTGCATTTGAAGTTGTCGGAGCCGAGTGGGTTCGTGATGTCCTGCCTGGTGAACTAGCGATTATCGATGACTCGGGAGTTCATTACGATACCTATACGAATGACACGCAGCTAGCAGTTTGTTCTATGGAATATGTCTATTTTGCTCGACCAGATTCGGTTATCCATGGTGTCAATGTCCATACGGCACGTAAAAACATGGGCCGTCGTTTGGCCCAGGAGTTCAAACATGAAGCAGACATTGTCGTCGGTGTGCCAAACTCCTCCCTCTCCGCAGCCAGCGGATTCTCTGAGGAATCCGGTCTACCCAATGAAATGGGGCTGATAAAAAATCAATACACCCAGCGGACCTTTATCCAACCGACGCAGGAGCTCCGCGAACAAGGCGTCCGCATGAAGTTGTCAGCCGTGTCAAGTATTGTAAAGGGAAAACGTGTGGTCATGGTTGATGACTCCATCGTTCGAGGAACAACCAGTCGTCGCATTGTTCAGCTCTTGCGGGAAGCAGGAGCAGCAGAAGTCCATGTGGCTATTGGTAGCCCAGAACTTAAGTATCCATGTTTTTACGGGATTGACATTCAGACCCGTCGAGAATTGATTTCAGCCAATCACACAGTTGATGAGGTCTGTGAGATTATCGGAGCTGACAGTCTGACTTACCTCTCTCTTGAAGGTATGATTGAGGCCATTGGTATCGACACCGATGCTCCAAAAGGTGGACTCTGTGTGGCCTATTTTGACGGAGAATTTCCAACTCCTCTATATGACTATGAGGAAGAGTACCTCCGTAGCCTAGAAGAGAAAACGAGTTTTTATATCGAGAATGTCAAGTAA
- the purM gene encoding phosphoribosylformylglycinamidine cyclo-ligase, whose protein sequence is MTNKNAYAQSGVDVEAGYEVVERIKKHVARTERLGVMGALGGFGGMFDLTKLDVKEPVLVSGTDGVGTKLMLAIQYDKHDTIGQDCVAMCVNDIIAAGAEPLYFLDYIATGKNEPAKLEQVVAGVAEGCVQAGCGLIGGETAEMPGMYGEDDYDLAGFAVGIAEKSQIIDGSKVQEGDILLGLASSGIHSNGYSLVRRVFADVAGDALLPELNGRALKDVLLEPTRIYVQQVLPLVKAGLVNGIAHITGGGFIENIPRMFADNLAAEIEEDKIPILPIFTALEKYGQIKHEEMFEIFNMGIGLVLAVSPDKVDSVCQLVDEEVYTIGRIIAKEDKSVVIK, encoded by the coding sequence ATGACAAATAAAAATGCCTACGCCCAATCGGGCGTTGATGTCGAAGCTGGCTATGAAGTGGTTGAGCGGATTAAGAAGCATGTGGCTCGGACAGAACGTTTGGGTGTTATGGGAGCCCTCGGTGGTTTTGGAGGTATGTTTGATCTGACCAAGCTGGATGTCAAAGAGCCAGTCTTGGTATCTGGGACAGACGGTGTCGGCACAAAGCTCATGCTGGCTATCCAGTACGACAAACACGACACAATCGGTCAAGATTGTGTGGCCATGTGTGTCAACGACATCATCGCTGCAGGTGCGGAGCCACTTTACTTCCTCGACTACATTGCGACTGGAAAAAATGAGCCAGCCAAGCTGGAGCAGGTGGTTGCAGGTGTTGCGGAAGGCTGTGTCCAGGCTGGTTGCGGCTTGATTGGCGGTGAGACGGCTGAAATGCCTGGCATGTACGGCGAGGATGACTATGATCTGGCTGGCTTTGCTGTCGGTATTGCGGAGAAGTCTCAGATTATTGACGGCAGTAAGGTCCAGGAGGGCGACATTCTCCTCGGCTTGGCCTCAAGCGGCATCCACTCCAACGGCTATTCCCTAGTCCGTCGTGTATTTGCGGATGTTGCTGGCGACGCTCTGTTGCCAGAGCTCAATGGCAGAGCTCTAAAGGATGTCCTCTTAGAGCCGACCCGTATCTATGTCCAGCAGGTGTTGCCTCTGGTAAAAGCAGGGCTGGTCAACGGCATTGCCCATATCACAGGCGGTGGTTTCATCGAAAATATTCCCCGTATGTTTGCGGACAACCTTGCAGCTGAGATTGAGGAAGATAAGATTCCAATCCTTCCAATCTTTACTGCCCTTGAAAAATACGGCCAAATCAAGCACGAAGAAATGTTTGAAATCTTCAATATGGGTATCGGTCTGGTATTGGCTGTCAGTCCAGACAAGGTTGATAGTGTCTGTCAACTAGTTGACGAGGAGGTTTACACTATTGGACGTATCATCGCCAAGGAAGATAAGAGCGTGGTCATCAAATGA
- the purN gene encoding phosphoribosylglycinamide formyltransferase, whose translation MKRIAVFASGSGSNFQVIAEQFEVAFVFSDRRNAYVLERAEKLGVPAFTFELKEFADKQAYEEALIQLLDKHQIDLVVLAGYMKIVGPTLLAQYEGRIINIHPAYLPEFPGAHGIEDAWQAGVSESGVTVHWVDSGVDTGQIIKQVRVPRLANDSLESFEARIHEAEYQLYPAVLEELGVVRRK comes from the coding sequence ATGAAACGAATAGCTGTTTTTGCCAGCGGGTCCGGCTCTAATTTCCAAGTCATCGCAGAGCAGTTTGAAGTAGCATTCGTCTTTTCAGACCGTAGAAATGCCTATGTCTTGGAACGGGCTGAAAAACTAGGTGTGCCAGCATTTACTTTTGAATTAAAAGAATTTGCGGATAAGCAGGCTTACGAAGAAGCCCTCATCCAACTCTTAGACAAGCACCAGATTGACTTGGTGGTCTTGGCAGGCTATATGAAGATTGTGGGACCAACCCTGCTGGCTCAGTATGAAGGTAGGATCATCAATATCCACCCAGCCTACTTGCCTGAATTTCCAGGAGCTCATGGAATTGAAGATGCCTGGCAGGCAGGAGTATCTGAAAGTGGCGTAACAGTCCACTGGGTTGATAGCGGTGTCGACACAGGACAAATTATCAAACAAGTCCGTGTGCCTAGACTAGCTAATGATAGTTTAGAAAGCTTCGAAGCCAGAATACATGAAGCAGAATACCAACTCTATCCAGCAGTCTTGGAGGAGTTGGGGGTAGTGAGGAGAAAATGA
- the purH gene encoding bifunctional phosphoribosylaminoimidazolecarboxamide formyltransferase/IMP cyclohydrolase — translation MTKRALISVSDKAGIVEFAQELIKLGWEIISTGGTKVALDQAGVTTIAIDDVTGFPEMMDGRVKTLHPKIHGGLLARRDLDSHLQAASDHEIDLIDLVVVNLYPFKETILRPDVTYDLAVENIDIGGPSMLRSAAKNHASVTVVVDPADYPTVLGEIAEQGETAYSTRQRLAAKVFRHTAAYDALIADYFTKQVGEEKPEKLTITYDLNQPMRYGENPQQNADFYQNALPTDYSIASAKQLNGKELSFNNIRDADAAIRIIRDFKYRPTVVALKHMNPCGIGQAETIEQAWYYAYEADPVSIFGGIVVLNREVDAATAEKMHPIFLEIIIAPSYSAEALAILTNKKKNLRILELAFDAQDASEVEKEFTGVVGGLLVQDQDVVVESPTDWQVVTERQPSEQEWAAMEFAWKSSKYVKSNGIIITNDKMTLGVGPGQTNRVASVRIAIEQAKDRLEGAVLASDAFFPFADNVEEIAAAGIKAIIQPGGSVRDQDSIDMANKYGLTMVFTGVRHFRH, via the coding sequence ATGACAAAACGTGCGTTAATTAGCGTATCCGACAAGGCAGGCATCGTGGAGTTTGCCCAGGAATTGATCAAACTTGGTTGGGAAATCATCTCGACAGGAGGCACAAAGGTTGCCTTGGATCAGGCAGGCGTAACCACCATCGCCATTGACGATGTGACCGGTTTTCCAGAGATGATGGACGGTCGTGTCAAGACTCTTCATCCGAAAATACACGGTGGTTTGTTAGCACGTCGGGATTTGGACAGCCACCTACAAGCAGCCAGCGACCATGAAATCGACTTGATTGACTTGGTGGTGGTTAACCTCTATCCCTTCAAAGAAACCATTCTGCGTCCAGACGTGACCTACGACTTGGCGGTGGAGAACATCGACATCGGCGGGCCGTCCATGCTCCGTTCAGCAGCCAAGAACCACGCCAGCGTGACCGTTGTGGTGGATCCGGCAGATTATCCGACGGTTTTAGGGGAAATTGCAGAGCAGGGTGAGACGGCTTACTCAACGCGTCAGCGATTGGCTGCCAAGGTTTTCCGTCACACCGCAGCCTACGATGCCTTGATTGCAGATTACTTCACCAAGCAAGTTGGTGAAGAAAAGCCTGAAAAACTTACCATTACCTACGACCTCAATCAGCCTATGCGTTACGGAGAAAATCCTCAACAGAATGCGGATTTCTACCAAAATGCCCTTCCGACTGACTATTCGATTGCCTCTGCCAAGCAGTTAAATGGTAAGGAGCTGTCTTTCAACAATATTCGTGATGCGGATGCGGCTATTCGGATTATTCGTGATTTCAAGTACCGTCCAACTGTTGTGGCTCTTAAACATATGAATCCTTGTGGTATTGGACAGGCAGAAACCATTGAACAGGCTTGGTATTACGCTTATGAGGCTGATCCAGTATCGATTTTCGGAGGCATCGTCGTGCTGAACAGGGAAGTGGATGCTGCGACGGCTGAAAAGATGCACCCGATTTTCTTAGAAATCATCATCGCACCGAGCTACTCGGCAGAAGCGCTAGCTATTTTGACCAATAAAAAGAAAAATCTTCGGATTTTAGAGTTGGCTTTTGATGCACAGGATGCGAGCGAAGTTGAAAAAGAGTTCACAGGCGTTGTCGGCGGGCTCTTGGTGCAGGATCAGGACGTGGTGGTGGAAAGCCCAACGGACTGGCAGGTGGTGACCGAGCGTCAACCGTCCGAGCAAGAGTGGGCGGCCATGGAGTTCGCTTGGAAGTCCTCCAAGTATGTCAAGTCCAACGGCATCATCATCACCAATGACAAGATGACCTTGGGCGTGGGACCAGGGCAAACCAACCGTGTGGCTTCCGTCCGTATCGCTATCGAGCAGGCCAAGGACCGTTTGGAAGGAGCTGTTTTGGCATCGGATGCCTTTTTCCCCTTTGCTGATAATGTGGAAGAAATCGCTGCGGCAGGAATCAAGGCTATTATCCAACCAGGTGGCTCTGTCCGCGACCAAGATTCCATTGACATGGCCAACAAGTACGGCTTGACCATGGTCTTTACAGGAGTCAGACATTTTAGACATTGA
- a CDS encoding LysM peptidoglycan-binding domain-containing protein yields MKWNKRIFLASTMALTMFSSQVKADTLNWTPRSVDEISADIIASGSKETYTIQYGDTLSTIANAMAIDMEVLAKVNQITNLDLIFPDTVLTTTLDANHQVTEIEIVTPAPENPQETVEATVDLQMNEVVIESKSNKVVVENKTVDLNQVEVTTDASEEEAAEPSSTEAPTVETATEEQEASVETPVAQVAPATEERAPATVASTDSFTSQEAATTSSSTSTTTATNTIISSSAENAGLQAHVIAYKDEVKALFGLTTVGGYRAGDSGDHGSGLALDFMVPESSSLGDQIAEYSIANMASKKISYIIWKQRFYSPFASIYGPAYTWNLMPDRGSITENHYDHVHVSFNQ; encoded by the coding sequence ATGAAATGGAATAAACGAATTTTTTTAGCATCAACAATGGCTCTGACTATGTTCTCGAGTCAAGTGAAGGCTGACACCTTGAATTGGACGCCACGTTCGGTAGATGAGATTTCAGCTGATATTATTGCAAGTGGTAGTAAGGAAACCTACACCATTCAGTACGGTGATACGCTGAGTACAATTGCGAATGCAATGGCGATTGATATGGAAGTGTTAGCCAAAGTTAATCAAATTACGAACCTAGACTTGATTTTCCCAGATACTGTATTGACGACGACCTTAGATGCCAATCATCAGGTTACAGAGATTGAAATTGTGACGCCTGCGCCAGAAAATCCGCAGGAAACCGTTGAAGCGACGGTTGATTTGCAAATGAATGAGGTTGTTATTGAAAGCAAGTCCAATAAAGTGGTTGTCGAAAATAAGACAGTTGATTTGAATCAAGTAGAAGTGACAACGGATGCGAGCGAAGAAGAGGCTGCAGAGCCAAGTTCAACGGAAGCACCGACGGTAGAGACTGCAACAGAAGAGCAAGAAGCTTCTGTGGAGACTCCTGTTGCTCAAGTAGCTCCCGCCACTGAAGAGCGTGCGCCGGCTACTGTTGCATCGACTGATAGCTTTACTTCACAAGAAGCAGCAACGACATCGTCATCTACTTCGACAACAACTGCAACAAATACAATCATCAGTTCAAGCGCTGAAAATGCAGGTTTGCAAGCGCACGTCATTGCTTATAAAGATGAAGTGAAGGCTCTCTTTGGGCTGACTACTGTTGGTGGTTACCGAGCTGGTGATTCTGGAGACCATGGTTCAGGTTTGGCCCTTGATTTTATGGTTCCCGAGAGTTCAAGCCTTGGAGATCAGATTGCTGAGTATAGTATTGCCAATATGGCTTCGAAGAAAATTTCCTATATCATTTGGAAGCAGCGATTTTACTCACCATTTGCCAGCATTTATGGCCCTGCCTATACCTGGAATTTGATGCCTGATCGTGGTAGCATTACAGAAAATCACTATGACCACGTCCATGTTTCCTTTAATCAATAA
- a CDS encoding GBS Bsp-like repeat-containing protein, protein MKKYTSFLCSTAILAASLLSVSVAHATSDTSTPATTVGQIENTATNSAPVMTVKPSDAGRFSVLIENIPQNVVEVLVPIWSDENGQDDIKWYSAKKDMSGKFFVDVDFSNHKNIAGLYHIHLYTRTDGGSLNGQVPMSHTFKQAEVMTPITSHYQTKLSVDKPGYLHVSISNIPSEVTEIRVPTWTDLAGQDDIIWYSAARQTNGIFSLDIPLKNHNFETGKYHLHIYSKTRTSQLQGKSGTSIQIAGNQLPNIEKPDITVLNINQQKGTYSIKIREKEFSKRIKKVEIATWSEANQSNIKWRTPTNVNGEYTANIDYAEHSYKTGTYKNHVYITYQDNSRVGYIANSVSITNPKPATIQNYTPNKYPVGQCTWGAKQLAPWVGNYWGNAKQWLSSARNAGFQTGTTPRVGAIAVWTGGGYGHVAVVTEVSSTTRIRVRESNYNYNQNINDYRGWFNPVADGVTGYIYP, encoded by the coding sequence ATGAAAAAATACACATCATTTTTATGTTCAACAGCTATCCTAGCTGCCAGTCTACTTTCAGTATCTGTCGCCCATGCCACTAGCGATACAAGCACCCCAGCAACTACAGTCGGGCAGATTGAAAATACAGCAACCAATAGCGCTCCGGTGATGACAGTAAAACCATCCGATGCTGGGCGATTCAGTGTACTAATTGAAAACATCCCTCAGAATGTCGTCGAAGTTTTAGTACCTATTTGGTCTGATGAGAATGGACAAGATGATATTAAATGGTACTCAGCCAAAAAAGATATGTCTGGGAAATTCTTTGTGGACGTAGATTTTAGTAATCACAAGAATATCGCCGGTCTGTACCACATTCATCTATATACTCGAACGGATGGAGGCTCTTTAAATGGGCAAGTTCCCATGTCACACACATTTAAACAAGCTGAAGTAATGACTCCTATCACATCGCATTATCAGACAAAACTGTCTGTTGACAAACCTGGATATTTACATGTCTCAATTTCTAATATCCCCAGCGAGGTTACTGAAATCAGGGTACCAACATGGACTGACTTAGCTGGTCAAGATGACATTATTTGGTACAGTGCAGCAAGGCAAACAAATGGAATTTTCTCCCTGGATATTCCACTTAAAAATCATAATTTTGAAACTGGGAAATACCATCTCCATATCTATTCCAAAACAAGGACTTCTCAACTTCAGGGCAAATCTGGAACCTCAATTCAAATCGCTGGCAATCAACTCCCCAACATCGAAAAACCTGACATTACAGTCTTAAATATCAACCAACAAAAAGGAACCTATTCTATTAAGATTCGTGAAAAAGAATTTTCGAAAAGAATAAAAAAGGTAGAGATTGCAACTTGGTCTGAAGCCAATCAAAGTAATATTAAATGGCGCACGCCAACAAATGTAAATGGAGAATATACTGCAAATATTGACTATGCTGAACATAGTTATAAAACAGGGACCTATAAAAACCACGTCTATATTACTTACCAAGACAATAGCAGAGTAGGATACATCGCTAACTCTGTCTCTATTACAAATCCCAAACCAGCCACTATCCAAAACTATACCCCAAACAAATATCCTGTGGGACAGTGTACCTGGGGGGCGAAGCAACTTGCTCCTTGGGTTGGCAACTATTGGGGAAATGCGAAACAATGGCTTTCTTCAGCTCGAAATGCTGGCTTTCAGACTGGTACAACACCACGTGTTGGTGCTATCGCTGTCTGGACTGGAGGGGGTTATGGACACGTAGCGGTCGTAACAGAGGTTTCTAGTACAACGCGCATTCGAGTTAGGGAATCAAACTACAATTACAACCAAAATATCAACGACTACCGTGGTTGGTTCAATCCTGTTGCTGATGGTGTCACAGGATACATTTACCCATAA
- the purD gene encoding phosphoribosylamine--glycine ligase: MKLLVVGSGGREHAIAKKMLESERVGQVFVAPGNDGMTLDGIELVNIGISEHSALINFAKENDIAWTFVGPDDALAAGIVDDFEQAGLKAFGPSRLAAELEWSKDFAKQIMVKYGIPTAAFGTFSNFEEAKAYIEEQGAPIVVKADGLALGKGVVVAETVEQAIDAAREMLLDNKFGDSGARVVIEEFLAGEEFSLFALVNGDQFYILPTAQDHKRAFDGDQGPNTGGMGAYAPVPHLPQSVVDTAVDTIVKPILDGMIAEGRSYMGVLYAGLILTDQGPKVIEFNARFGDPETQIILPRLTSDFAQNIDDILHKRPTQLTWLESGVTLGVVVASNGYPLDYEKGVELPAKTEGDITTYYAGARFAENSRALLSNGGRVYMLVTTADTVQEAQEKIYSELKKQDTTGLFYRTDIGSKAVK, translated from the coding sequence ATGAAACTTTTGGTTGTTGGGTCTGGTGGTCGTGAACACGCTATAGCAAAGAAAATGTTAGAGTCTGAACGGGTGGGACAGGTCTTTGTTGCTCCTGGTAATGACGGAATGACCTTGGACGGTATCGAGTTGGTCAACATCGGAATTTCCGAACATTCCGCTCTCATCAACTTTGCCAAGGAAAATGATATTGCTTGGACTTTTGTTGGTCCAGATGATGCTTTGGCAGCAGGTATCGTTGATGATTTTGAACAGGCTGGGCTAAAAGCTTTTGGCCCGAGTCGTCTAGCCGCGGAGCTGGAGTGGTCAAAAGACTTTGCCAAACAAATCATGGTCAAATACGGCATTCCAACAGCAGCCTTTGGCACATTTTCCAACTTCGAAGAAGCCAAAGCCTACATCGAAGAGCAGGGGGCTCCAATCGTGGTCAAGGCGGACGGCTTGGCACTGGGCAAGGGCGTAGTCGTGGCAGAAACCGTCGAGCAGGCTATCGATGCGGCACGGGAGATGCTCTTGGACAACAAGTTCGGCGACTCGGGTGCCCGCGTGGTCATCGAGGAGTTCTTGGCGGGCGAGGAGTTTTCCCTCTTTGCCCTGGTCAATGGCGACCAGTTCTATATCCTGCCGACAGCCCAGGACCACAAGCGTGCCTTTGACGGCGACCAAGGTCCCAACACAGGCGGTATGGGGGCTTACGCTCCTGTTCCCCACCTGCCTCAAAGCGTGGTAGATACAGCGGTTGACACCATTGTCAAGCCTATTCTGGACGGCATGATTGCGGAAGGGCGGTCTTATATGGGCGTGCTCTATGCTGGTTTGATTCTGACCGACCAAGGTCCCAAGGTTATCGAGTTCAACGCCCGTTTTGGCGACCCAGAAACTCAGATTATCCTGCCTCGTCTGACCTCCGACTTTGCTCAGAACATCGACGACATCCTCCACAAACGTCCTACACAGCTGACTTGGCTGGAAAGCGGCGTGACGCTGGGTGTAGTCGTGGCTTCAAACGGCTACCCACTGGACTATGAGAAAGGTGTGGAGTTGCCAGCGAAGACTGAGGGCGACATCACGACCTACTATGCAGGGGCTCGTTTTGCGGAAAATAGCAGAGCACTGCTATCAAACGGGGGTCGGGTCTATATGTTAGTCACCACAGCAGACACCGTCCAAGAAGCCCAAGAAAAAATTTACTCGGAGTTGAAGAAACAAGACACGACAGGCCTCTTTTATCGGACAGATATTGGAAGTAAGGCCGTGAAATAA
- the purE gene encoding 5-(carboxyamino)imidazole ribonucleotide mutase codes for MNIPISIIMGSSSDWKTMKKAADVLDKFGVAYEKKVVSAHRTPDLMFRHAEEARGRGIKVIIAGAGGAAHLPGMVAAKTTLPVIGVPVQSRALSGVDSLYSIVQMPGGVPVATMAIGEAGATNAALTALRILSIEDQTIAAQLVEFAKEQEKIAEAMTDDLI; via the coding sequence ATGAACATTCCAATTTCCATCATCATGGGCTCTAGTTCCGACTGGAAAACCATGAAAAAAGCAGCCGATGTGCTGGACAAATTTGGCGTAGCCTATGAAAAGAAAGTGGTATCTGCCCATCGCACGCCAGACCTTATGTTCCGTCATGCTGAGGAAGCGCGTGGCCGTGGCATCAAGGTCATTATCGCAGGAGCGGGTGGTGCGGCTCATTTGCCAGGTATGGTGGCAGCTAAAACAACCCTGCCTGTTATCGGTGTCCCTGTCCAGTCTCGTGCCCTCAGCGGTGTGGATTCGCTCTATTCTATTGTGCAAATGCCAGGTGGCGTACCTGTTGCGACCATGGCAATCGGTGAAGCAGGTGCGACCAATGCGGCTCTGACAGCTCTTCGCATTCTCTCCATTGAAGACCAGACTATCGCGGCTCAGCTGGTAGAATTTGCCAAGGAGCAGGAAAAAATTGCGGAGGCGATGACAGATGACCTCATCTAA
- the purK gene encoding 5-(carboxyamino)imidazole ribonucleotide synthase, whose product MTSSKTIGIIGGGQLGQMMAISAIYMGHKVITLDPAADCPASKVSEVIVAPYHDVAALKQLAERCDVLTYEFENVDADGLDAVIKDGQLPQGTDLLRISQNRIFEKDFLAKKAGVQVAPYKVVTSSLDLEGLDLSKNYVLKTATGGYDGHGQKVIREDADLVEASQLANSAECVLEEFVNFDLEISVLVSGNGSDYTVFPVQENIHRNNILYKTIVPARISDELAEKAKTMAMQIADKLHLAGTLCVEMFVARQDILVNEIAPRPHNSGHYSIEACNFSQFDTHIRGILGLPLPPIRLLSPAVMINVLGQDMEAVQTFLRENPTAHPHFYGKLEAKHNRKMGHVTVLGDKPDGVEEF is encoded by the coding sequence ATGACCTCATCTAAGACAATCGGAATTATCGGCGGCGGTCAGCTGGGGCAGATGATGGCTATTTCTGCTATTTACATGGGTCACAAGGTCATCACGCTGGATCCTGCAGCGGACTGCCCAGCTTCCAAGGTCAGCGAGGTTATTGTCGCTCCCTATCACGATGTGGCGGCCCTCAAACAGTTGGCGGAGCGGTGTGATGTCCTGACCTACGAGTTTGAAAATGTCGATGCCGACGGACTGGACGCGGTCATCAAGGACGGCCAGCTCCCTCAAGGGACAGACCTCCTTCGCATTTCTCAGAACCGCATTTTTGAGAAGGATTTTTTGGCAAAAAAAGCTGGCGTGCAAGTCGCCCCCTACAAAGTCGTCACTTCTAGCCTAGACCTAGAAGGGCTGGACCTCAGCAAAAACTATGTCTTAAAGACAGCGACTGGGGGCTATGATGGACATGGTCAGAAGGTTATTCGAGAAGATGCGGACTTGGTAGAAGCCAGCCAACTAGCCAACTCTGCCGAGTGTGTTTTGGAAGAGTTTGTGAATTTCGACCTGGAAATCTCCGTCCTTGTGTCTGGGAATGGCTCCGACTACACCGTCTTTCCTGTGCAGGAAAATATCCACCGCAATAATATTCTTTACAAAACCATTGTGCCTGCCCGTATTTCTGATGAACTTGCTGAAAAAGCCAAAACTATGGCTATGCAAATCGCAGACAAGCTCCATTTAGCAGGTACCCTATGTGTTGAAATGTTTGTGGCAAGGCAGGATATTCTGGTTAACGAAATTGCCCCTCGCCCACATAATTCAGGACATTATTCTATTGAAGCCTGTAATTTTTCACAGTTTGATACCCATATCCGAGGTATTTTAGGGTTGCCTTTACCTCCGATTCGTCTGCTTTCACCAGCCGTTATGATCAACGTCCTCGGACAAGACATGGAAGCAGTTCAAACCTTTCTTCGAGAAAATCCTACCGCCCATCCCCACTTTTATGGTAAACTAGAAGCAAAGCACAATCGCAAAATGGGACACGTGACAGTGTTGGGGGATAAGCCAGATGGAGTTGAAGAATTCTAG